The sequence AAGATCAGAAGAAAAGAAATAGCAGATCTTGGATCCCGAGCTACAGAGTGATTCATGATCTGGTCGTGTCGTTCTTTAAGGGCTTTCCACAGCGTGTCATGTGTCCATAACCAACAGCAGGTCTGTAATTATGACTCCTAATAATAGTATTTAATGTAACACACGAGTGGCTTATGTTTCATTGCCTCCCCAGCAACCTCTATCACTTCACCGACAAGTCTCCTGCGATGATCCGATCACTCTGTTTCCTCACAGCTTAACACAGGAATAGCTTGTGGAAGCAGCATCCCATGTTAGGAGCCCGGCAACAAGCATCTTTGCGTTGATCTTGAGGCTGCATCACTGGGCATAGAACGCATGATTGGGAAGCTGTGGGAGACAGTTGCCTTGGGCAACATCGTAGTCATTTTGCTTGAGGTGAGCCTCAGGTGGACAGCGTACTAATGATAGGAAGTCTTCTACGAATGAGCATAATGGATCAGTGAAATGTTGAATCCGTCAAATACGAAAGGGAATCGAAATGATGGAATGAGAAAACTGGCATTCGAATTGCTCATTGACAGTCTTGATCATGACCATATTGACTGATTCCAAAGGGAATGTCACGGTTTCTAAAGGCATCACGTGGACTGTTCATAGTCAGTCAAGAAGGCTATTTGTATCGAGGAGTTGCAGCAAATGGGAGCTCCACGCCATGGAAGTAAAGGACCGAGCCAAAACCGCGTGATCACAGAGTCCTCCCCTGCTCCTCCGTTTCTTTGCCTCTCGCCAGCCTCTTAGAGCCGAACTGCTGCCCTGTGAAAACAGGAACTCATTAAGCCTCCGACACCGGGAATGTTACGATTAGTTTGGAACTCAAATCATTGTTTTCTTATtgtaactataaataagggtctggactTTAAAGTTAGACGTATCACAacaaaaacctaattgtttgctatgGACTTTTTTTGTTTAGGAATATTTTCTTAAAGTATTTGTAATTGtcctttttatagtagtgatttgctcctcctttgttcgtgatgtaggtcaattgatcgaaccatatAAATCTGGAgtccttgtctcttttatttttctgctttattatctttattgggttaCCAAATTACCTTTTGATAAATTTTCTGGGTCAATTTTAACAAACTGATATCaaagcctggtttcgggatcttttggcaatgatgataataacaaaaatcgttgttgagaaattcgacagaaatgtcaacttcgacatGTGGCAGCTCAAGATGGAGACCATTCTAGCTCAAGATAGAGACCATTTTAGTTCAAGAcgaagttgatttggcactacaaggAGTTGAGAACATTTCAGATGATACATTAAAGGAAGATCTTACGATTATGGATAAGAAGGcacgatcaagcattattctaaatctctctgacgatgttttacgggaggtagctacggagactacggctaagagcatgtgaaacaagcttaaagccttgtatataaagaagatagtggagaatcgtctctacttgaagcagagtttatatatgcttcggatgattgaaggtacatctatactctcacatattgattaatttgattccttagttatggatttggagaatatagatgcgaaaattGATGATAAGGATAAAGCTCTGTTactttacttttgtgttctcttctccAATCCTTTAaatatttccgtgatactatgatttatggaaaagaaacaatttcgtatcaggaaactaaatctgcactaaaatctaagaagCAAATAGACAaggatatcactagggaaagtagagggaatcaggttgagggtctggttgttaggggtagaacggataaaagggaatttgacagtagtagatctaaatctagatctaaattcaAACATAGAAATTTAGAGTACAGATATTGTTATAAAATaaggcacattaaggctgattgctttaaattgaaaaataaattaaagcaaaaaggaaaaattattgagaaaactactaagtTCGTTAAAGCTAGTGTAGCAGCCGATGAAAatattggaaatattttctttgctactgatgataggatgaggtctaaaaatgaatggattttagattcagattgtttttatcacatgtgtcccaatagagatttgttttttacatatgaatcttgtaattgtgaaattattttgatgggcaataatgccgcgtgtgatgttattggtagaggcacaatccgaattaaaatgcatgatagtATTATGAGGAcgttcactaatgttagacatgttcctgattttaaaaaaaatctcatctctttaggcaccctagaggctcttgggtgtaaatacgtaattgaaggtggagttatgaaagtttctagaagtgtccttattgttatgaaagcttgtaggtctggtagcttatatattttgcaagaaactactgtcacaggcttagttgcagtctcgtcatcatcattgtctgattctgacatcaccaaattatggcatatgcgtttgggtcatatgagcgaaaaagattTGAGCATATAGAGCAAAAGGGATCTTCTTTACGGATAGAGTACTGGGCCATTGGATTTCTATGAATACTATATTTttggaaagcaaaaaagagtcaACTTCAATTCTCCAATAGTTCACAAaaagaaaggtactcttgactatattcattcagacctttggggtccagctcgtgttcagtctaagggtggtgccaagtatatgttgactttcattgatgattattctaggaaagtttgggtttattttctgaagcataaaaatgatatttttctaacctttaaataatagaaggctttgattgagaagcaaacaagtaaacaaattaagcggcttcgaacagataatggcatggaattttgtgaaggtgactttaattGTAGGAATTGTTCGACattgcactgttaggatgacgcctcagcaaaatagtATGGCCGAACGCATGAacaaaacactcttggagagagcaaggtgtttgATCTCaaggttgacaaaagacttttgggcagaggcgattaatatgtccTATTACGTTGTCAATCGTGCTCCTTCTGCAATACTTAattcctgctgattattctgatttaaaattttttgggtatccagcatacatgcatgtaaatgaaggaaaattatagcctcgagctaaaatgtgcattttccttgggtatgcttctggggtgaaaggatacatattATGATGTTCTGAtcacaaatccccaaaatttgtaattaaTAGAGATGTtagttttgatgaattatctatgttatcttccaaagaggaatctactagttgtacaaatgatagtgcgcagaagcaggtggagcttgagattgatagttctgattcttttcagtcgaactcttatactcaaagaatgctagtagatggtcccgagtctactgatgaagatgatccagaggaagaacaatattccatagccaaggatagaccacggagagatattcaaccacacaaagatatgtaaatttggttgcatatgctttatttgttgcagaagaaacaagtgaagttggtgagcctactacctactcagatgcaatttcttatgataattccgctaagtggttgattgcaatgaatgaagaaattaaatCTCTCCATcataatagaacttgggatcttgtgaagccgccttcaggtaagaaaattgttggatgcaaatgagtcttcaaaaggaaggaaggtattccaaggGTTGAAGATGAAAGGTACAAAGTACGATtagttgcaaagggctatagtcaggtatATGGTGTTaattttaatgacgtattttcacatattgttaaacatagctctattcgtgttttgcttgctttagttgccatgtatgatttggaattggagcaacttgatgtcaagacagctttcttatatggtgaacttgaagaacaaatttatataaagcaacctcatggatttgaagttgacggtaaggaagaccatgtttgcttgttaaagaaatcatTGTACGGATTGAAGTAGTCtctaagacagtggtataagatgtttgattttttttatgttgggtcattgttACATGAGGAgtatgtatgatagttgtgtctactttcggaagttaactgatggctcttttatgtatttgttgctttatgttgatgatatgctaattataactaagaatttgtcagaaattcacactttgaaaatatagctgagtagtgaatttgaaatgaaagatttggaagcaactaagaaaattcttggcatggagatcaaaagagaatgaGGAGTTGAAAAATTATTTCTGTTCCagaaaaattacatcgagaaagtcttagagaggtttggcatgaaaattgCTAAGCCAATGAGTACTCCTCTTGATAGCCATTTTTGGCTATCTATTGCTTAGTCACCATaatcagttgaagaggaagaatatatggtgcaagttccATATTCCAGTGTCATCGATagcattatgtatgcaatggtttgtactcgtccaaatatttcacaagcagtcaaTGTGGTTAGCAAATATATGTCTAACCCGGGTAAAACACATTAGCAGGCTGTGAAGTAGATTTTcatatacttgcaagggacttcagatgcttatTTGGAGTTTgaaaaaaatcgtgacactttggttggttttgTCGACTTTGATTATGCTACGGATCTTGATAAATGAAGATCTTTGACAAGCTATATTTTTTGCGTTGATAGTtatgcagttagttggaaagcttccttacaccTATCGTGGTTTTATCTACTACAAAGGTagaatatatggcagtgacagaggcaattaaaaaagttttatggttaagagattTGTTCGgtgaattatgtctgcatcaaggtattattataatttactatgatagttaaagtgctattcatttgactaaagaccagatgtatcatgagaggacgaaacacatcgatgtgaagtttcattttattcgggatgtCATTACTAAGGGAaatgtccttgttcagaaaattcatacgaaggacaatccggtTGATatacttacgaagcctcttctagtttataagttcaagcagtgcttggacttggttggtgttcattgttggtgattgtccgttggggcttttgtgaagaaagtGGAACAAGTTTTGTTAATTATtaatgttgggacatgccaaggtgaagatttgttagtttgacaagtccaacatcggaaaaatcaagcttgttatctcctattgcaactataaataagggtctgagctttgaatTCAGATGCATCATAAGAAAACATAATTGTTTACTttgggcttttcttgtttagtagttttatGTATTTTATGGCTTAGGAatattttcttaagacatttataatTGTccattttatagtagtgatttgctcttctttcgtccgtggatgtaggtcaattgatcgaaccacgtaaatctggtgtctttgtctcttttatttattttttttattgtcttaCAAATTATATTAATGAAACTGGAACGATTGATCTTGATCACTATCATCAATCTCGTTATTAACTAATCGACAATATAAGCACTCGCAGATGCCATAGACGGGTGTTGAGAGAGAATAAGGAAGAATAGACTAGTGttgagagagaagaaagaagaagaagaagctcggTATAGATCAAGAGAAGAATGCGCCATAGACGGGTGTTGAGAGAGAATAAGGAAGAATAGACTGGTGttgagagagaaggaagaagaagaagaagaagaagaagaagaagaagctcggTATAGATCAAGAGAAGAATGCAGCTCAACCTCCCTGCCTTCAGATTCCATCCTACGGAGGAGGAGCTTCTTGACTTCTACCTCAAGCGCATGATCCAGGGCAAGAAGCTTCAGTTCGAAGTCATCACCAGCATTAACATTTATCGCCATGACCCGTGGGAGCTCCCAGGTACTGTACTGTctgttactctctctctctctctctcttcccgagTTGGAGGTTCGGAGGTACGAGGGGTTGGAGTGGCTGCAGTACCCGTTCTCGTCTCGGCTGAGGAGGCCATGGATGGTGGATCTCTGGTCTCCTTTGATCCCAGCATACTCTAACTTGTGAGCTTTGACATCAACAACgacaatgaagaagaagaagaagaagaagaagaagaagaagaagaagaagaagaagaagaaagaataaaACTGAGGAATCGGTGATGCACACCAATCGGTGGAACACTGATTCAAATGCCCAAAGTCAAGAATTGCTGATTTCTACTAGCTGAAGTCAACGAGAAGAGCGAGCGGCGGAGTAAAAGCGGCCTCACAACTGTGAATAAATAGACAGATCGTCCGCATGTGTAATAGTGTATCTCTATGTACGATGACTCCATCAACTGTAAAAAAAGAAATTTATCTTATATGGGATCGGCACTCACTGCCCCTCTTTGTTTGTTATTGACATTTGTCCTTTAATACATGTAAACAAATAGTGTGGATAACAAAATAAAAtagtattattgaattgcttatgaTTTATTGTTCGATGTGTACAGTAAACTACCCAATTATTACATGTTTAATTGGCTCACTTTGATCCCAAACGACGAAGATATCTTTCTCCAGCCATTAATGGCTTGCTTGACTTGCAATAAATAGACGGAGGAGCACAGAATTGGTCGGGTGTTTGTTGTCGAACCCACAACAGTGTGATCCGACCAATGATGATGGAGTTATTTATTATCGTATGAAGCTTAAAAATTGGCGACAAGGAGAGGGAGGAATAGGTTGTCAACTCTGGACTTGTTGACCAATTCAATAGATCCATCTCGTTCAATTCCTGTACCACATTTCACTTGGTCAACCAGTGATCGTTATCAAATTGAGTTCTATGTGCAGCGATGATGGATCACAAGTGTCAATGTCAACGAGTCCACATGGGGCTGCTATAGGATAAATTTCTTAAAAAAtctcttatttttatttcttccCTATTAGTgtcttttcttatttatttatttaatttctgTATAGCATCTTTTATTTTCTAAGGGACCAAATTACGTGAGACAATTCCTCCTCGTCGCTTGGTTACCTTTGCCTTGTTCATTATCTTTGCCTTGTTGTGAGGTCTTATTGCttcgtctcatctcctttttttcTTCTAACCTCTTCTTTGTTATCATCCCTCTTTATTGTCTTTGCTCCGTCATCCTTTCACTTTTCTTCCTCTCATTTTCCTCTATAGCCTTTGTCTCCCCTTTGGTTGCCGAGGCCATATCGAGGGCATCGATAAAACTCAACTTACATGTTAACTATATATTAGTCGATGTGATTGAATGAATAACTACCTTTCATCGACATCTTAAAGATCATGTAAAGATGAGAGAAGTGGCAAAGAGCGATGGAGTCTCCTGATGGACGAGAGGTAGCAAGGAAGTTAAGGGATAATTTCATctttttatgaaataaaaaatatttacatgaataaataaaaaaagtttttttttaaaaaaaattgcccTTAATTATGTGGGGGCCACCCCTCCCACTTAGGTAGCGTGGAACTGATCAAATCGCAGATTGTGAGCGTGACCGGATCTGAATCCTCATACTGACCGGTTCAAATCGCATGAATCACACAACACATTTTAAGTCCATCCACGCAAGTAAAATGGTCAAAGCTAGCATGTCAGGCCAAAACTTAGTCAACCAACCCTGATGAAGCCACAAAAAGTCAGCGTCATCGGTAGCTGAGAGAACACTAATACTTTAATCAAACCAGGTAGTAATTAGTTTAGGGATGTTGATTAGTTGAGACGAAAAGGACTTAAGCTTAGTCAACGCATTCCATTCATTCCACATGCTTTGCCAGTCGTGGGCGGTGGAAGTCAGCCGTTCCATCGACCATTTAAGCACTCGCGTGTTCCCCCCccctctccccctcctcctcttcaACAGCAGCAAGGCCGGTGAAACAGTGGCGCCATAACCACAAGGAAGACACGCATGGAGATCAGAAGCACCTTGGAGATGTATCTCCCCGGGTTCAGGTTCCATCCCACTGAGGAGGAGCTTCTCGACTTCTACCTCAGGCGCAAGGTCCAGGGAAAGAGTCTACAGCTTGAAATCATTGCTACAGTCAATCTCTATCGCCATGATCCCTGGGAGCTTCCAGGTATTGTCAATGTTAGATCTGATTTCTAGTCCGAGAGGAAGTCGAGCAGAGATTGCAGACGTTGACAAGACTGCGTGTTATTATGATTTGCGCAGGGTTGGCCAAGATGGGGGAGACGGAGTGGTACTTCTACGTGCCGAGGGACCGGAGACAAACCAGCGGCGGGCGGCCGAGCAGGACCACGGAGCGGGGTTTCTGGAAGGCCACCGGTTGCGACCGGCCGGTGCGCAGCGCGGCCGACCCCAAGCGGCTCATCGGCCTCAAGAAGACGCTGGTCTTCTACGAGGGCCGCGCGCCTCGGGGCACCAAGACCGACTGGGTCATGAACGAGTACCGCCTCCCCGACCCGTCCGCCACCTCCTCCGACGGTCCACCAAAGGTATCTATCACCCACTTGCACCACCAAGCACCAGTGATAGTAGCAGCATGATCTCAGCTTCAGAAGATTGATGTGGCCCTTGGATTTATTCTGTGCTCAGGAGGAGAGCATGGTGTTGTGCAAGATACACCGGAAGGCGACCTCGATGAAGGTGCTGGAGCAGCGGGCGGCGGCCATGGAAGAGGATACGACGATGTCACAGAATTCTAGCTCGACCGCGGAGTCCGCGTCAGGCTACGATCAGGAGAGCTTCTTGAAATCCATGGTCAAGGAGGATGTTGTAATCGTCATCGAGGATGCAACGGAGGAGGAGGTGACGaccgtggtggtggtggaggaggagaaagaggaagcgGATGTTGCCGCCGTGTCGACTCGGCAAAGGCCGAGTCTGCCCGAGTTGGAGGTCCCGAAGAAGGAGGGGTTAGAATGGCTACAGGACCCGTTCTGGACTCAGCTACGAAGCCCATGGATGGATCTCTGGTCTCCATATTTGGCCACCATGCTCAACTGCTAAACCTCATCATTATTTCTTCCGCGTGTTTGTTTGTGTATATCTTTTAAGTTCCGGACCGCCGGCGATGGCGATGGCGACGATGGGTGATGTACCAAATCCAGTTACGAAAGGTCAAGCTCGATAGAAAAAGTCCAAGAATcatcatttatgatttgcaaaaagaaaaaaaagcgtTTCGGATTTTAAGCTCCATGACATTGGAAACTTCATCAAGTAGCTTCggcttgtctttttttttttttcctttaatcttAATCTTAATCTTATTTTGAAGATTTCCATGATCGAATTTGAACTTAAACAAGTCAAAGCCATGAAAGCCAAGACTGATGATCGTCTTCTTGTGATAAAAATATTAGGCGCGTGAATTGCTTGCTCCACTACAAGAAATCAACCTGATGCAAAAGTCTTTGTTGCTGAAGCGGGTTTGACTTTGCTTTCCTTGAGTTTGAGCAATTAGGGATCAGAATCTAACTGACTTCCTCGATATAAGTTTCATGATTCTCGGTCAAACTTTCATCTGTCACACTATATTGTCTTGCAATATCACATCTTATCGAGGAATCTCAGAATAAACTATAAACATATTCATATCGAtaactctttttgctatttataattttatttaaatattttcatattcctaagattattttttctataaatgaatgtaaatatcctttccctttttttattatttttcatcaGTGAAACAATATTGAGTGATATTCTTATTTGAGTCACTGAGGGGTATTCATCAAGCGACATCCAACGATATAAGAAGACACAGTGACATCTAGTAATGTTGGATCATCTTCGTTAAGCGATGTCGAGTGTGGAGTAACGAGTTATAGCATTATCGAGCGATGTTCGAGATGAACGGTAACTTCTATTCTAACAATGAAGTCTAAGGCGTCAAGCGACATCGATGTAGTTGAGACTCCGACAAATAAAATAATGGGTtgtgaaaaaaaaagaagtgaTTATTGAaggattatgaataataaaattatatatatatatatatatatatatatatatatatatatatatatatatatatatatatatatatatcatcatcaccGATAGCAATAGAGATGATCTCCATAGCTCACGCCGAGTATGTCGCAATACCTCTTGTAGAACCTAATCCTATCTGTGCCATTGGCATCGGACCCCTTCCCGCACTCCACCCCTCCGTTGATGATGTTGGTGATGGTCCCGTATCTCGGAACCCGTCCCGCCAACCGATCGGCATCCGATGGCGTCCTCTTCCCGATAATGACCTCATGGCACGATGGCTTGGGGGACTGAGGCATCATCCAGAACCATATGGCTGTCTTAAACGAGATGACTCCGTCGGTGGTCACGAGCTCCGGGATGCTTAGTAGGTCCATGCCAATGGCTTCTCCGACACTCCCGTAGTTGTAGTTACTATAAGAATTCACATCAAGCTATAGCTAGAATTGCTGAAATTGATAGCAGACTCTTCGTTCTCAGTGTTAGGGAGAGCTTCCTAGATCTAGAAAGGCCCTCGACCATAGTACTTCTTGCCGGCGACGCATGGGTACTAAgtgatagcaaataagatttccctaactgtacgAGGAAATCTCTTACTCTgtcgaggaaaatcctccctcttaacctgtataaatagaagggaaACAACTTCAATGTAAAACATCTTCTTTAATAATTATTCATGTCTTTTATCTTttccaacatggtatcagaggATTGCTTTTGATTTCCTACTCGGCGACAGCACCAGCTCTACTGTATCTCTGTGTTGGCCAAGCGACCGTAGCAGCACGCTACTTCAAGTGGAGCCATTGAAGAAGCTTCTCGGGACACAATGACGAATGACGCATCGGGATGCGGATTCGAAGCCAGCGCTAACGAGCATCGTCTTAgctctgctcatccacttcttctcttcAGTGCCGGCCTATTGCTTGCTCTCCTACTTTGCTGCCTACAATAGACACTCTCTGCCATCGTTACGCAAGGAGAGAAATATTCTCCCATTGCCTCCTCAATGGTGGTGTCTTCCTCCTCAACGGCGGTGTCCTCTCCATCGGTGAATAGTGGATGTAAcgacggtgtcttcctcgcttaaCTGCGGCTgctgcgtcttcctccttcgcttaCGCAGCCTCTAAAATCCTAAGGATGCTGCAACATCTTCCGCAGCTACTTCCCGACCTGCAATAGTTGCTTCCCTCTGTAACAATAGTAGCAGCTGCTTCCCTTTGCCGCAGCCGCTTCCCTCTACCGTAGCCATAACATCTTGCTTCCTCAtctaccgcagccgcagccgcttcTCTCTGCATTGAGGCT comes from Musa acuminata AAA Group cultivar baxijiao chromosome BXJ3-3, Cavendish_Baxijiao_AAA, whole genome shotgun sequence and encodes:
- the LOC135632844 gene encoding NAC domain-containing protein 22-like produces the protein MEIRSTLEMYLPGFRFHPTEEELLDFYLRRKVQGKSLQLEIIATVNLYRHDPWELPGLAKMGETEWYFYVPRDRRQTSGGRPSRTTERGFWKATGCDRPVRSAADPKRLIGLKKTLVFYEGRAPRGTKTDWVMNEYRLPDPSATSSDGPPKEESMVLCKIHRKATSMKVLEQRAAAMEEDTTMSQNSSSTAESASGYDQESFLKSMVKEDVVIVIEDATEEEVTTVVVVEEEKEEADVAAVSTRQRPSLPELEVPKKEGLEWLQDPFWTQLRSPWMDLWSPYLATMLNC